In one Gammaproteobacteria bacterium genomic region, the following are encoded:
- a CDS encoding FtsX-like permease family protein, giving the protein MLTRLIVKELLRHPWQFAFSVVGIVLGVAVVTAVDLAAGSALSSFEATAELLSGKATHSLSGGREGVPDAVYVALRKQGLRSIAPVVEGQGRVPDHQDARLNILGVDPFADGGARGAAAVTVEGGNSGRLLTEAGSALLSADAAHDLGIVPGSRITVAAGGREHRITVIGVFDPPGSLARAAFQDTLVMDIATAQEVLDSVGRLSRVDLVLSAEQAARVQQQLPAGLRLGAANERSGELAQLTASFRLNLQALGLLALLVGAFLVYNAMVFSVVRRRELLGLLRALGVTRREVFGLVIGEALAVGTVGLLAGLALGTVLAGVLIGPVTRTMSDLYLSVSAAGLFPTPGVFLKGVVLGLIVTVAAALLPAWEAAAVAPRAAMSRSVVEGRRRRGLLWGIPLALALLAVGGALLAYSGLSLFGAFAALFLILIGMAVLTPPALVLFLAAARRLVGVLAGSVGRMAARGPALSLSRTGVAVAALAVAVAATVGIAVMIDSFRITLSEWLSQTLRADVYVSPRDGATWTVADTARLSGLAGVAAVSTGRRVRVMADGHPTTLFVLHSAPRSRDGFRIIQGDPESARAAFAGEQAVLVSEPYARRHQVGVGDTLMLTTDGGDTAYRIAGVYTDYGSDQGVVAMSRANYQQGWRDLGVDTAGIYLAPGADLREVQATLRRVLGEHFRVRANGDIQAAAMEVFERTFSVTQVLRALAVLIAFVGIASALAAIQLERRRELAVLRCLGLTPVQVGQMVTLECALMGLAAGLMAVPMGLVLALVLTEVINPLAFGWSLAFHVDPRWLLQGVALALVAALVAGAYPAWRMARAGPVAGLRGD; this is encoded by the coding sequence GTGTTAACACGCCTCATTGTCAAAGAACTCCTGCGCCACCCCTGGCAGTTCGCCTTTTCCGTGGTGGGTATTGTGCTGGGCGTAGCGGTGGTGACGGCGGTGGATCTGGCGGCCGGGAGTGCCCTCAGCAGTTTCGAGGCTACCGCGGAGTTGCTGAGCGGAAAGGCCACCCACAGCCTGAGCGGCGGGCGGGAGGGGGTGCCCGACGCCGTCTATGTGGCGCTGCGCAAACAGGGCCTGCGCAGTATCGCGCCGGTGGTGGAAGGACAGGGGCGCGTGCCGGATCATCAGGATGCCCGTTTGAACATCCTGGGTGTGGATCCCTTTGCCGACGGGGGGGCGCGTGGTGCCGCCGCCGTTACAGTCGAGGGCGGGAACAGCGGGCGGCTGCTGACGGAAGCGGGTTCGGCGCTTCTGAGCGCCGATGCGGCTCACGATCTCGGCATTGTGCCAGGCAGCCGGATCACGGTGGCGGCGGGTGGGCGTGAGCACCGGATCACCGTCATCGGCGTGTTCGACCCGCCCGGCAGTCTCGCCCGGGCCGCTTTCCAGGACACCTTGGTGATGGACATCGCCACGGCCCAGGAGGTGCTGGACAGCGTGGGCCGGCTGTCCCGGGTGGATCTGGTGCTTTCGGCGGAGCAGGCGGCCCGGGTGCAACAACAGCTGCCCGCCGGACTCCGCTTGGGCGCCGCCAATGAGCGCAGCGGCGAACTCGCCCAGCTCACCGCCTCTTTCCGCCTCAACCTGCAGGCCCTCGGTTTGCTGGCCTTGTTGGTGGGCGCCTTCCTAGTCTACAACGCCATGGTGTTTTCCGTGGTGCGGCGGCGGGAGTTGCTGGGGCTGTTGCGGGCCCTGGGGGTGACCCGCCGCGAGGTGTTCGGCCTCGTGATCGGCGAAGCGCTGGCGGTGGGGACGGTGGGCCTGCTGGCCGGTCTGGCGCTGGGCACGGTCCTGGCGGGGGTGTTGATCGGGCCGGTGACCCGCACCATGAGCGATTTGTACCTGTCTGTCAGCGCGGCCGGGCTGTTTCCCACACCCGGGGTGTTCCTCAAAGGCGTCGTGTTGGGCTTGATTGTCACGGTGGCGGCGGCGCTGCTCCCGGCCTGGGAAGCGGCCGCCGTCGCCCCCCGTGCCGCCATGAGCCGTTCCGTGGTGGAGGGGCGTCGCCGCCGGGGCCTGCTGTGGGGCATTCCCCTCGCGCTGGCGCTGCTGGCCGTGGGGGGGGCTTTGCTGGCGTATTCTGGTTTGAGCTTGTTCGGCGCCTTTGCCGCCTTGTTTTTGATCCTCATCGGCATGGCTGTGTTGACGCCCCCGGCCCTGGTGCTGTTTCTGGCGGCCGCCCGCCGCCTGGTGGGTGTCCTGGCGGGGAGCGTGGGGCGCATGGCGGCGCGGGGACCGGCCCTTTCCCTGAGCCGCACGGGGGTGGCGGTGGCCGCCCTGGCGGTGGCGGTGGCGGCCACGGTGGGTATTGCGGTGATGATAGACAGCTTTCGCATCACCTTGAGCGAGTGGCTGAGCCAGACCCTGCGAGCGGATGTGTACGTCTCCCCCCGGGACGGCGCCACCTGGACGGTGGCCGACACGGCACGTTTGTCGGGGCTCGCCGGGGTGGCGGCGGTGAGCACGGGACGGCGCGTCCGGGTGATGGCCGATGGCCACCCCACCACCTTGTTCGTGCTCCACAGCGCGCCCCGCAGTCGGGACGGTTTTCGCATCATTCAGGGCGATCCCGAATCGGCCCGCGCTGCTTTTGCGGGTGAACAGGCCGTGCTGGTATCCGAGCCCTACGCCCGGCGCCACCAGGTGGGGGTGGGCGATACCCTGATGCTGACCACCGATGGCGGCGACACAGCCTACCGCATCGCCGGGGTGTACACCGACTACGGGTCCGATCAGGGGGTGGTGGCCATGAGCCGCGCCAATTACCAGCAAGGCTGGCGCGACCTGGGCGTGGACACCGCCGGCATCTACCTTGCTCCCGGGGCTGACTTGCGGGAGGTGCAGGCCACCTTGCGCCGGGTGCTGGGGGAGCACTTCCGGGTGCGCGCCAACGGTGACATTCAGGCCGCCGCCATGGAGGTGTTCGAGCGCACCTTCTCGGTGACCCAGGTGCTCCGCGCCCTGGCGGTGCTGATTGCCTTTGTGGGCATCGCCAGCGCCCTGGCGGCCATTCAACTGGAGCGGCGGCGCGAACTGGCGGTGCTGCGTTGCCTGGGCCTGACGCCCGTCCAGGTGGGACAAATGGTGACCCTGGAATGTGCCCTCATGGGCCTGGCCGCCGGCCTGATGGCCGTGCCCATGGGGCTGGTGTTGGCGCTGGTGTTGACCGAAGTGATCAATCCGCTGGCCTTTGGCTGGTCGCTGGCCTTTCACGTCGATCCCCGCTGGCTGCTGCAGGGCGTGGCCTTGGCCCTGGTCGCGGCCCTGGTGGCGGGGGCCTATCCTGCCTGGCGCATGGCGCGGGCCGGGCCGGTGGCGGGCCTGCGGGGTGATTGA
- the amrA gene encoding AmmeMemoRadiSam system protein A, with product MSSTEQQPLSEEERGALLGLARAAIRSGLEQGRRLEVAPGTLPPRLARPGAAFVTLQRHGALRGCIGSLEARQSLARDVAENAFNAAFRDPRFPPLQQEEFGSVRLSISVLKPAEPLAVTSEENLLRQLRPGQDGLILELDDSHRATFLPAVWDSLPEPRRFVAELKRKAGLPADFWSPALRFYRYGAETVKE from the coding sequence ATGTCTTCCACTGAGCAGCAGCCGTTGAGCGAAGAAGAACGGGGCGCCCTCTTGGGCCTGGCCCGCGCCGCCATCCGCTCCGGGCTGGAGCAAGGCAGGCGTCTGGAGGTCGCCCCGGGCACACTGCCACCGCGCCTCGCCCGGCCGGGCGCCGCCTTCGTCACCTTGCAGCGCCACGGAGCACTGCGTGGCTGCATCGGCAGCCTGGAGGCGCGCCAGAGCCTGGCCCGGGACGTGGCGGAAAACGCCTTCAACGCCGCCTTCCGCGACCCCCGCTTTCCGCCCCTGCAACAGGAAGAATTCGGGTCCGTGCGCCTCAGCATTTCCGTGCTCAAACCCGCCGAACCCCTGGCCGTCACCAGCGAAGAAAACCTGCTCCGCCAGCTCCGGCCCGGCCAGGACGGCCTCATCCTGGAACTGGACGACAGTCATCGCGCCACCTTTCTCCCGGCAGTGTGGGACAGCCTGCCCGAGCCCCGGCGCTTCGTCGCCGAACTCAAACGCAAAGCGGGCCTGCCGGCGGATTTTTGGTCACCGGCCTTGCGCTTTTACCGCTATGGCGCGGAAACCGTGAAAGAATGA
- a CDS encoding ABC transporter ATP-binding protein, translating into MNPPLIQLSGLSKAYQDEGRSQAVFTDLNLSVPAGEMLALLGRSGSGKSTLLNIVSGVDRASGGQVMVKGVDLSALGEHQRTLFRRRHMGFVFQSFNLIPTLTVLENLLLPLDLNGIRGRAAVARAEAALAQVDVEAFAHRYPDRLSGGQQQRVAIARALVHGPDLLLADEPTGNLDADTGAVVVELLTRRCREEGLTVVLATHSLELAAGADRVLRMQGGCLVEGE; encoded by the coding sequence ATGAACCCGCCCTTGATCCAGCTCAGCGGCCTGTCCAAGGCTTACCAGGACGAGGGCCGCAGCCAGGCCGTGTTCACGGATCTGAACCTGAGCGTCCCGGCCGGGGAGATGCTCGCCTTGCTCGGGCGCAGTGGCTCGGGCAAATCCACCTTGCTGAACATCGTGAGCGGTGTGGACCGCGCCAGCGGCGGACAAGTCATGGTCAAGGGTGTGGACCTGAGCGCCCTGGGCGAGCACCAGCGTACCCTGTTCCGCCGTCGCCACATGGGCTTTGTGTTCCAGTCCTTCAATTTGATTCCAACGCTGACCGTGCTGGAGAACCTGCTTTTGCCCCTGGATCTCAACGGCATACGTGGCCGCGCGGCTGTGGCGCGGGCCGAAGCCGCATTGGCGCAGGTGGACGTGGAGGCTTTCGCTCACCGATATCCTGACCGGCTCTCCGGCGGCCAGCAACAACGGGTCGCCATCGCCCGCGCCCTGGTGCACGGTCCCGATCTGCTGCTGGCGGACGAGCCCACCGGCAATCTGGACGCGGACACCGGGGCCGTGGTGGTCGAATTACTCACCCGGCGCTGCCGGGAGGAAGGGCTCACCGTGGTACTGGCCACCCACAGTCTGGAACTGGCCGCCGGTGCCGACCGGGTGTTGCGTATGCAGGGCGGGTGTTTGGTGGAGGGGGAGTGA
- the amrS gene encoding AmmeMemoRadiSam system radical SAM enzyme: MAAQTMPTVVPTKYWHRLDDARVQCDLCPRYCKMHEGQQGLCFVRACQNNQIVLTTYGRSSGYCIDPIEKKPLYHFLPGTPVLSFGTAGCNLACKFCQNWDMSKAREMDILADQAPPELIARAAQKLDCKSVAYTYNDPVIFMEYAVDAAKACHAVGVKSVAVTAGYICEEPREEFFRYMDAANVDLKAFTDSFYHKICGGRLQPVLDTLMYLKHETDVWLEMTTLLIPGENDSNEELKDMSRWVVENLGTDVPWHFSAFHPDWKMLDKTATPLSTLIRARQIAVDSGVRYAYTGNVHFETGDSTYCPHCGKKVIGRDWYELTEWHLTETGHCAHCGGRVHGVFEGSHGNWGARRQPVRLKDFAA; this comes from the coding sequence ATGGCCGCGCAGACTATGCCAACCGTCGTTCCCACCAAATATTGGCACCGGCTGGACGATGCTCGTGTCCAATGTGATCTTTGTCCCCGCTACTGCAAAATGCACGAAGGCCAGCAGGGCCTGTGTTTCGTGCGGGCCTGCCAGAACAATCAGATTGTGTTGACCACCTATGGCCGTTCCAGCGGTTACTGTATTGATCCCATCGAAAAAAAGCCGCTCTACCATTTCCTGCCGGGCACGCCCGTGTTGTCTTTCGGCACCGCCGGTTGCAACCTGGCGTGCAAATTCTGTCAGAACTGGGACATGAGCAAAGCGCGGGAAATGGACATCCTGGCCGACCAGGCGCCGCCGGAACTCATCGCCCGCGCGGCTCAAAAACTCGACTGCAAAAGTGTGGCGTACACCTATAACGATCCCGTTATCTTTATGGAGTATGCCGTGGACGCGGCCAAAGCCTGCCATGCCGTGGGAGTGAAATCCGTCGCTGTCACCGCGGGATACATTTGCGAAGAACCACGGGAAGAGTTCTTTCGCTACATGGATGCCGCCAATGTTGATCTCAAAGCGTTCACCGACAGTTTTTATCACAAAATCTGCGGCGGCCGCCTGCAGCCCGTGCTGGATACCCTGATGTATCTCAAGCACGAAACCGATGTCTGGCTGGAGATGACGACATTGCTCATTCCCGGTGAGAACGACAGCAATGAAGAACTGAAAGACATGAGCCGCTGGGTGGTGGAAAACCTGGGCACCGACGTGCCATGGCATTTCAGCGCCTTTCATCCCGACTGGAAAATGCTGGATAAAACTGCCACACCTTTGTCCACCTTGATTCGTGCCCGCCAGATCGCCGTCGACAGTGGGGTGCGTTATGCCTACACGGGCAACGTCCATTTCGAGACCGGCGACAGCACCTATTGCCCTCATTGCGGAAAAAAAGTGATCGGCCGGGACTGGTACGAACTGACTGAGTGGCACCTTACCGAGACCGGGCATTGCGCTCATTGCGGTGGCCGCGTTCATGGCGTGTTCGAAGGATCTCATGGAAACTGGGGTGCCCGGCGGCAGCCGGTGCGGTTGAAGGATTTCGCGGCGTGA
- a CDS encoding cation:proton antiporter, whose product MDPVAPVLLGVTGILFFAVLGRYVARKLGQPSVLGELLMGMALGNGLYYLGFASITVLREGPAIFDMVALALQGHSYAEAAALALPPASVAQVLSAIQGPDGADILKVAETVDVFSRYGVIFLLFLVGLDTSVAELRRVGGSSLKVAVAGVLLPFVLGFITARLLMPEASLNTDLFIAATLGATSIGITARVLRDLGQLRTPTSHIILGAAIIDDILGLIMLAVVSGIIVSGGVSLSNISAIIALSALFLAATFVLGPHFLRLTIGLVRHLDVAEAKLFISFLFVMALAWFANLVGLATIVGAFAAGVILHDAYFKHWGNHHRHRASIRDLVQPIEAILAPIFFVLMGIQVKLESFFDAHVVLVALGLLITAVAGKIAAGCLAGRGAQRLAIGIGMVPRGEVGLIFASVGKSLGVINDALFSAVVLMVIITTIMTPPLLKRALAKPTQQDKTASR is encoded by the coding sequence ATGGATCCCGTGGCGCCGGTGTTGTTGGGCGTGACCGGCATTTTGTTTTTTGCCGTGCTCGGCCGTTACGTCGCGCGAAAACTCGGTCAGCCCTCCGTGCTGGGCGAGCTGCTTATGGGCATGGCGCTGGGCAACGGCCTGTACTACCTGGGTTTTGCCAGTATCACGGTGTTGCGCGAAGGCCCCGCCATCTTCGACATGGTGGCGCTGGCGCTGCAAGGACACAGCTATGCCGAGGCCGCCGCCCTGGCGCTGCCGCCGGCATCGGTGGCCCAGGTGCTTAGCGCCATCCAGGGCCCGGACGGGGCGGATATTTTGAAAGTGGCGGAGACGGTGGATGTGTTCTCCCGCTACGGCGTTATCTTTTTGCTGTTCCTGGTGGGACTGGACACCAGTGTGGCGGAGCTGCGCCGGGTCGGCGGCAGCTCCCTCAAGGTGGCGGTGGCCGGGGTGCTGCTGCCCTTCGTGCTGGGCTTTATCACCGCCCGCCTGCTCATGCCCGAGGCCTCGCTGAACACGGATCTGTTCATTGCCGCCACCCTGGGCGCGACCTCCATCGGCATCACCGCGCGGGTGCTGCGGGATTTGGGACAACTGCGCACCCCCACCAGCCACATCATCCTCGGCGCCGCAATCATCGACGATATCCTGGGACTCATCATGCTGGCGGTGGTCTCGGGCATCATTGTCTCGGGCGGGGTGTCCCTGAGCAATATTTCCGCCATCATCGCCTTAAGCGCCCTGTTCCTTGCCGCCACCTTCGTGCTGGGACCGCACTTTTTGCGCCTGACCATTGGGCTGGTGCGACATCTCGACGTGGCGGAAGCCAAGCTGTTCATCTCTTTTCTGTTCGTCATGGCTCTGGCCTGGTTCGCCAACCTGGTGGGCCTGGCCACCATAGTGGGCGCCTTCGCCGCGGGCGTCATCCTGCACGACGCCTACTTCAAGCACTGGGGCAACCACCACCGACATCGCGCAAGCATCCGCGATCTTGTCCAACCCATAGAAGCCATCCTCGCGCCCATTTTCTTCGTATTGATGGGCATCCAGGTCAAACTGGAATCTTTCTTCGATGCGCATGTGGTGCTGGTGGCGCTGGGCCTGCTGATCACCGCCGTGGCCGGAAAAATCGCCGCCGGCTGTCTCGCCGGCCGCGGCGCCCAGCGCCTGGCCATCGGCATCGGCATGGTGCCGCGGGGAGAAGTGGGTTTGATTTTCGCCTCGGTGGGCAAAAGCCTGGGTGTGATCAATGATGCCTTGTTTTCCGCGGTGGTGTTGATGGTCATCATCACCACCATAATGACACCCCCGCTGCTGAAGCGGGCACTCGCGAAACCCACTCAGCAGGACAAGACTGCCAGCAGGTGA
- the amrB gene encoding AmmeMemoRadiSam system protein B produces the protein MSSAIREPAVAGMFYPDDPEALHAAVHHWLEEHRSADPPPKAVIAPHAGYMYSGAIAASAYARVANGRGTITRVVLLGPSHRVPVEGLAASGAHAFRTPLGLVPVDTGALQSVLSLPQVQRIESAHAYEHSLEVHLPFLQEALGKFSLVPLVVGDASAEDVAEVLDRLWDGPETLIVVSSDLSHYHDYQTARRLDQATSNAILALKPEAIHYEQACGRNPVNGLLLAARRHGLHAELLDLRNSGDTAGPRDQVVGYGAYVFH, from the coding sequence ATGTCATCCGCAATTCGCGAGCCGGCCGTGGCCGGCATGTTCTATCCCGACGATCCCGAGGCGCTGCACGCGGCCGTGCACCACTGGCTGGAGGAACACCGCAGCGCCGATCCCCCTCCCAAGGCGGTGATCGCCCCGCACGCCGGTTACATGTACTCGGGCGCCATCGCCGCCAGCGCCTATGCCCGGGTGGCCAACGGCCGTGGCACCATTACCCGCGTGGTCCTGCTGGGGCCTTCTCACCGCGTGCCTGTGGAAGGCCTGGCGGCCAGCGGCGCGCACGCCTTTCGCACGCCGCTGGGCCTTGTTCCGGTAGACACGGGAGCGCTGCAGTCGGTATTGTCCCTGCCCCAGGTGCAGCGGATCGAATCCGCCCACGCCTACGAGCATTCCCTGGAGGTGCACCTGCCTTTTTTGCAGGAGGCCCTGGGGAAGTTCTCCCTGGTACCGCTGGTGGTGGGCGACGCCAGCGCCGAAGACGTGGCCGAGGTGCTGGACCGCTTGTGGGACGGGCCGGAGACTCTGATCGTGGTCAGTTCCGACCTCAGCCATTATCACGATTATCAAACGGCGCGCCGCCTGGACCAGGCCACTTCCAACGCCATCCTGGCCCTGAAACCGGAGGCCATCCACTACGAACAGGCCTGCGGCCGCAATCCCGTCAACGGCTTGCTGCTGGCCGCCAGGCGCCACGGCCTGCATGCCGAGCTGCTGGATTTGCGCAATTCCGGCGACACCGCCGGGCCGCGGGATCAGGTGGTGGGTTACGGCGCCTATGTCTTCCACTGA
- a CDS encoding CPXCG motif-containing cysteine-rich protein, with the protein MVYPVEVSCPYCGESFSTVVDGWGGSQTCVEDCAVCCRPVLLTLDIDANGTLQALHIAREDD; encoded by the coding sequence CTGGTGTACCCGGTGGAAGTGAGCTGCCCCTACTGCGGCGAAAGCTTCTCTACTGTGGTGGACGGCTGGGGCGGCTCGCAGACCTGTGTGGAAGACTGCGCGGTGTGCTGCCGCCCCGTCCTGCTGACCTTGGACATCGACGCCAACGGCACCCTGCAGGCCCTGCACATTGCCCGGGAAGACGACTGA
- a CDS encoding HDOD domain-containing protein — MWRTGARLMIQDLRTEIEGLVEFPPMPEMAREIMALGPEPSAQELARVVDKDPAMAGQIMRYALSPFFGYRGKIHSVQAAVSRVLGVERAIELVFGLAAGKTFLGPNDGPVGRLAVWTHGLATATLAHALAAEVPQALRPAPGMCYLAGLFQDIGLLLLGHLYPAHIRSLNRALEDDPDASLADVEQRMFGIDHTESGTFLLRKWNMPADLITAVRQHHNPDYHGDHLAHLAVLMFADHYARCYEQQCDVDLELCRRLAGRLDLDVAAALATSERIAAGFAHVQDLARDLIAA; from the coding sequence ATGTGGCGCACGGGGGCAAGGCTCATGATCCAGGACTTACGCACCGAGATTGAAGGCTTGGTGGAGTTTCCACCCATGCCGGAAATGGCCCGTGAAATCATGGCCCTGGGGCCGGAGCCCAGCGCTCAGGAACTGGCCCGGGTGGTGGACAAAGACCCGGCCATGGCGGGGCAGATCATGCGCTATGCCCTGTCGCCGTTTTTCGGCTACCGGGGGAAGATTCATTCCGTGCAGGCGGCGGTGAGCCGGGTGCTGGGGGTGGAGCGGGCCATAGAGCTGGTCTTCGGCCTGGCCGCCGGCAAGACCTTTCTCGGTCCCAACGACGGGCCGGTGGGACGCCTGGCGGTGTGGACCCACGGTCTGGCCACCGCCACCCTGGCCCACGCCCTGGCCGCAGAGGTGCCACAGGCGCTGCGCCCCGCGCCGGGGATGTGTTACCTGGCCGGCCTGTTTCAGGATATCGGCCTGCTGCTGCTGGGCCATCTGTATCCCGCCCATATCCGCAGCCTCAACCGCGCGCTGGAGGATGATCCTGATGCGTCCCTGGCGGACGTGGAACAACGCATGTTCGGTATTGACCACACCGAAAGCGGTACCTTTTTGCTGCGCAAGTGGAATATGCCGGCGGATTTGATCACGGCGGTGCGCCAGCACCACAATCCCGACTACCACGGTGACCACCTCGCCCACCTGGCCGTGCTCATGTTCGCCGACCATTACGCCCGCTGCTACGAGCAACAGTGTGACGTGGATCTGGAACTCTGCCGCCGCCTGGCCGGCCGGCTGGATCTGGATGTGGCGGCCGCCCTGGCCACCTCCGAGCGCATCGCCGCCGGTTTTGCCCACGTGCAGGACCTGGCGCGGGATTTGATTGCCGCGTGA